The Cannabis sativa cultivar Pink pepper isolate KNU-18-1 chromosome 8, ASM2916894v1, whole genome shotgun sequence genomic interval ACAGTCGGTTGAACCTGAAAAAACGCAGAAAAAACGCTGCAGAAACAGATGCTATAACCCAATCGGTTGAACCTGTACCAATCGCAGAAGCCGTCCCCGTCAGAACAGAAAAATCCCAGCGCAAGACTCCGCCACCGACGTGAACAATCCGACCCTTCTTGAACCTTTGACAACCGGTGAGGATATAGAAACCGGACGCAATACTCCACCGATGAAGACGCACGACTCGGaaacagaaaaacaaaccagACGCAGGAACCTTCGAAAGAGATTTTTTAGAGAGAAACATGGACCATGCCAGCTGGCAAGACGTTTTTTTAAGCTTTAagagtatttttctttttgtatagaGTTAGTCacaggaaaaaataaataaataaataaaatgttgaAAAGTAATGTGttctcaaaaataatatttctttttcttaaatAAATTTAGTGACAGAAACAGAAAGCATAACTTTTATATAATCACAGATCCACCCAATTTATATAAACTTAATCAcaccaaatataaattttaggaatttttacatcttatttttttttttttttttttttatatatatatagcaaggAATTTTTACATCTTATTTTTATCTAattgttaaaaataatttgaccaagtattaataacttttttctttaatatctTAAATGCATACATTTTCCTATTTCATCTTTTTCTCGTCTtatgttaacttttaaaataatttataattacatgacttatttttacattattgttatattatacTTTATTGCTGTAACATGAAAACATTTCCTTAAGAAAAATgtaactaaaaaaattagtcaaaacataagaaaaaatataattttaagtaCTTTTATGTaaactaggtgaatgtacgtgtcgagccacgtattgctagttttatttaagattttagtctttttaagattttgaatgtattttattttaaagattacaaattttttgtttgaaaaaattaaatatttatatttgaaatattatttaataatgtattaaaaataatattagtgtaattataaaattgtaaataaatttattattggagtggtagattattctatttagttctttttttaacatagcattgtaatgtaagtttatatctataaatattctgtaaagtgttaatattatatgaacatctccatttataaagctaaaaagtgggtcaatgacagaagtggtatatctgcaatcacacaaagatagaagtggtatttctgcttcctatgcttatccagagaaaacattagataacgtgtggttaactttaatatataaagatttttctttttaaaaaaataaataaaaaaaaatattaatattctcccaagataggtttgttagagagatatgtggctaagatgatttttttaattgaaaaagagattattaatatttaaaagattgtttaattttttaggtttaattattgggtttatttgttaacggaagatttttcttttttaaaaaataaatcaaaaaaaatattaatattctgtttgttagagagatatgtggctacgataatttttttaatttaaaaagagattattaatatttaaaagattgtttaattttttgggtttaattattgggtttatcttttaatatataaagatattcattttttttttgaaataaattgaaaattactattttttattacacattaaCCAAATAtaacttcaaaataattttaattaaagaatatgtttttttataattaaagtaTCAAATAAAACctcacataatttattaaaatttaatagacatgatttataaaattaaatataaattaaagagtaataaaataaaataaaaaataaaaagtaaatatataatGTAGAGTGATTCTATAATACACCCGTTAAAAAGAATGTACCGATACACCTTCTACTTGTTTcagcatttaaaaaaaatgagtctgatttttttttttcatattcatgtatgtTATAACAATTTAAGATaatctacaaaattttaaaaaattcagaataatttacaatataaaaagtaaTGTTCAAACAacctattttacacgcgtataaaataaaatagttacgGATGCAACACATTGTTTGAACGTAATTTTCAGCATGTTAAATTTtaccgaatttcttaaaattttacagaatgttttaaataactataatttatataaccatgagaaaaaaattaactaaaaaattatttcggatactaaaacaaataatgATGTATAGGTGCATccattttaggctaattagtaatttttccccctgaactttgacatgtaataaattgtgcccctgaacttttttggccgttagaaattcccccgaactattgagattgttaaatttaaggacttttgtctaatttcattcaattttattatttgagtgattgtttatgtactaaacctgctccccaaactttgatatttacgaaatcatgcccctcaaactttgatatgtactaaatcatgccccttgaactttcatccatgttaaatttttttactaaaattagacaaaagtccttaaatttaacaatctcaatagtttagggggaatttttaacagccaaaaaagttcaagggcacgatttagtacatgtcaaagttcgggaagAAAAATTACTGATTAGCCTCCATTTTAAGGGAGTGAATTTTCCTATAAtgtaattttctcaaaatattTAGGTATTCCAATCCCATTGGCGAAAGGGGCCCAAAATGTATGGAGCCAGTTAGGCTAGAGACATAAAACCCTTGGGGCACCAATCTTTCATTCATAAAGCTCACACACACTACTTTATCCTCATTACTCATTCCTCACTCACTCACTCTATCCTTTCCTCTTCAATCAACATGGCTTGTTCTGCAGCTTCCACTGCTCTCTTCTCCTTAAACCCTAAATCTTACTCCTCTTCCTCCCTTGCTTCCCCATCTCTTTCCATTCCCAAATCCTTCGTTGGTCTCCGCAAACCCTTTCAATCGGCGGTCCCAAAGTCATCTTCTCTCTCTCGCTCCTCCTCCTCTCATGCCAGAAAGAGCTTCGTTGTTAGGGCTTCTGTAAGTCTGCATTCTTCTATGTTTTCTTTATCCAATTTGTGTGCTTTTCCTTTTTGGGTGATTAGATTTCTTTATTTTAGTCGAATTGTTTGCATTTTATGCTCttaaattgtgaaattttcttttatgtgGGTTTTTTTTAGAGCGAACTACCACTAGTGGGAAATGTGGCTCCAGATTTTGAAGCCGAGGCTGTTTTCGACCAGGAATTCGTCAAGGTACATTGTTAATTTTGTGTGGGATTGTTGagatttttaattgtatatggGTTTGTTGAAAATGTTAATTTGGGAACGAAGTGTTTTTATAGAGTAATGTTGAGACATCATTTATCAATTATCATCATCTGTTCACCACGTGAGTGGGTTATCATCATTGAATACTGCCACCACATATGTAGAGGGGGCTTCTAACATTATCTATCcagtttttttctttatattttatttttatctatcTAGTTATACTGGTAAAAATTAAAGCTTCATTCCTAGTTATTATTGTATTCTTATGTAATAACGAGTTTCAATCCTATAAGTCATTACCTAATTATTCTTCtcaaacaattatttttttcttttttgaaatggACAtacaaattttttcaaaattaaaattgtaaattttgtaTTCCAAATGAAATGGAAGATGCATTTTTAACTAACTATTGCCATAACATTCCCAATACACTGGTTGCCATTCTGTTTACTTAAGCTGTGCATTGTGCtaattaaactttttttatCAGGTTAAACTCTCTGATTATATTGGGAAGAAATATGTTATTCTCTTCTTCTATCCTCTGGACTTCACATTCGTTTGTCCTACAGGTTTGTTGacaataaacaatttttttatttggacaATAAACAATTTTAATTTGGCATTTCAGGCATATTGATGCTCAATAATATACTCTTCTTTGTGACTTAATCCATTTTTGCAGAGATTACTGCTTTCAGTGACCGCCATGCAGAGTTTGAGGCTATAAACACAGAAATTTTGGGTGTTTCTGTGGACAGTGTGGTAAGTAAAAAAtggtttcttttattttcaaatacgATAGCTTTAGATCTCTTCATATTTGTGAAACcaaatttagtattttatcATGTTATGCAGTTTTCACATCTTGCTTGGGTACAAACAGACAGAAAGTCAGGCGGTCTTGGTGATTTGAACTATCCACTTGTCTCTGATGTTACCAAATCTATTTCAAAATCGTATGGTGTGTTGATTCCTGATCAGGTATGTATAATTTCTTAGTTCTGTTGAAATCTCATAAAGGAAGGATGAACATGTTTACAGTAATAAAACATTTTACTGTCATTCATGTAGTACTCATTTTTAAACCTCTTCTCCCCGGACTTTTCTAGATGTTTATCTTCCCTGTGTTAGCCGGGACCTAATTTGCTTACAATgtgaaaattattttctaagcTCTTTAAAATTTGAAGGCACACTGTCTTTTCCTTGTGCAAAAGAAGACATTCCCCCATCAACACACATGAACGTCAGTGCTTATCTTTTCTGTCTGCTTGAGTTGACCATTAGACTGTATTTATTATGGCTTGATGGTTTTAGCAAAAGAAATATACCACATTGTTTAATCGACTAGTTTCAAGACTTGTTTGAGCATACACATATGGAGGATTTCACATGTTTTAGCTGTAGAATGTGATTATATACATTACTTAGCAATCTTCTTTTTCTGTGTCAGGGTGTTGCATTGAGAGGACTCTTCATTATTGACAAGGAAGGCGTAATTCAACACTCTACAATTAACAATCTTGCCATTGGCCGCAGTGTTGATGAGACAAAGAGAACGTTGCAGGTAATGCATTCAGAGATCTAGTTTCTCCTTTTTCTATAcatactatatataatatacttaGAGcagttgttattatatatatatatgtatattctatTGCTTACTCATGTTGCTTGAGTTCGGTTTCTGCAGGCCTTGCAGTATGTGCAGGAGAATCCAGATGAGGTTTGCCCTGCTGGATGGAAGCCTGGGGAGAAGTCCATGAAGCCAGACCCCAAGGGCAGCAAAGAGTACTTCTCAGCCATATAAAGAGGagttttttttacattattgcCTGTTTCATATGAGTGTCATTAGAAAGGTGTAATCTAATTTTGTTTGTCAAATGtctttaagttaatttttgtgaattttgagtgaatttctcaaaataaatGCGATGAAATGGCACTTGTCCAGATTTTCTGCATGCATCATTGTAGCACTACACAAATGACAAAAACttaatatttatgttgaataagTTCTTGCATATATCAAatgcttttctatttttatttcttgTGAAATTTTCTTCTGAACTCTTAAAAACCAAGTTGGGCAGTAATCATTTTGCATAATATTTGAAATTATATTCTAACATAGAAGAAGCTCACACCAATTCGAAAAGAAGGAAAAGAGGGTAAGTAAGAGGCACCAACTACTGAAATTAGCATAAAGAAAACGAAAGAGTGATAAATGAAAACATAAACTTCAAATTCTGTAGCAACAAAATTTATAGCCAAGCAAAATCAAAAGATGGAAAACAATTCAAAAACTGTGCCCATTAAAAGATAAAGAGGTCTTTAAACTCTTATCCATTCCTGTCCACAACTTTTGATACACGGATTAAAGGCTCAGACGATGGGGGTAGAGGTAGTGATTCATCTTCGTTCTTGGACAATCCCATCAGTGGCACTTAGCTGTAGCTCTCATCAACTCAACAAACTCCAAACTCTGAAACCGGTCAAGTGTGGCCTCCTCCAGCAATGGCCGAAGCCGAGGAAGAGGACTAGAa includes:
- the LOC115699460 gene encoding 2-Cys peroxiredoxin BAS1, chloroplastic; amino-acid sequence: MACSAASTALFSLNPKSYSSSSLASPSLSIPKSFVGLRKPFQSAVPKSSSLSRSSSSHARKSFVVRASSELPLVGNVAPDFEAEAVFDQEFVKVKLSDYIGKKYVILFFYPLDFTFVCPTEITAFSDRHAEFEAINTEILGVSVDSVFSHLAWVQTDRKSGGLGDLNYPLVSDVTKSISKSYGVLIPDQGVALRGLFIIDKEGVIQHSTINNLAIGRSVDETKRTLQALQYVQENPDEVCPAGWKPGEKSMKPDPKGSKEYFSAI